A window of the Phragmites australis chromosome 20, lpPhrAust1.1, whole genome shotgun sequence genome harbors these coding sequences:
- the LOC133901696 gene encoding wall-associated receptor kinase 3-like: MPPPPLVSLAVVVLQAAVLLLADAADQTGGLPNCVTTCGDVAVPYPFGVGTGCYHSPGFNLTCDTTRDPPRLLLGADGTFQLLNISLANATVRAARTGSVNFSFVGTSSSSVNGRGEWRGLGNAGPYALSDDGNELVIVRGCDVLAQLTAGGGKSNVTISGCASFCPGTDTGRTTLSVSDGRCTGVGCCEMPISIGLASYDVQLRRLDPSQSLPPDTNWPPLVLIAERGWLQQAAASTRGAPLPVNLDETPVPVLLGWAIGSAALGQDGTPPNGSTCPGDAARSACKSAQSSCRNVSTATRSGYVCDCQNGYHGNPYLTDGCQDINECEQPEENGCFGECINMAGTFECRCPPGTHGDHTQRHGCVRSSSPSLSIGIGVSSGAGLMLLVLVAILITRKHKQLKTKRLKQKFFKQNRGQLLQQLVAQRADIAERMIIPLEELEKATNNFDKARELGGGGHGTVYKGILSDLHVVAIKKSKIAVQREIDEFINEVAILSQINHRNIVKLFGCCLETEVPLLVYEFVSNGTLYSHLHVTEPRSLSWNDRLRIATETAKAIAYLHSAASVPIIHRDIKSTNILVDDALTSKVSDFGASRHIPVDRTGVTTKVQGTIGYMDPTYYYTRRLTEKSDVYSFGVVLVELLTRKKPYSYVSSEDEGLVAHFIGLLALGRMVEILDWQVTEEGGKQVEQVAALAATCVKLNPDERPTMRQVEMALESIQEKERVLDNDVAAEIDIRRRSPSDPQGRRRRSVQDMTRQYSLEEEFLLSARYPR, from the exons atgccgccgccgccgctggtcTCGCTCGCCGTCGTGGTCCTGCAGGCCGCCGTGCTGCTGCTCGCCGATGCAGCTGACCAGACGGGCGGGCTGCCCAACTGCGTGACAACCTGCGGCGACGTGGCCGTGCCGTACCCGTTCGGCGTCGGCACCGGCTGCTACCACTCTCCGGGGTTCAACCTCACCTGCGACACGACCCGCGACCCTCCGCGCCTTCTCCTCGGCGCCGACGGCACGTTCCAGCTGCTCAACATCTCCCTCGCCAACGCCACCGTGCGCGCAGCGCGCACCGGCAGCGTCAACTTCAGCTTCGTGGGCACGTCGTCCAGCTCCGTCAATGGCCGCGGCGAATGGCGAGGCCTCGGCAACGCCGGGCCGTACGCCCTGTCGGACGACGGCAATGAGCTCGTGATCGTCAGGGGGTGCGACGTGCTCGCCCAACTCACCGCCGGCGGCGGCAAGAGCAACGTCACCATCAGCGGGTGCGCGTCCTTCTGTCCCGGCACGGACACGGGCCGCACCACCCTGTCCGTAAGCGACGGCAGGTGCACCGGCGTCGGTTGCTGCGAGATGCCCATCAGCATCGGCCTCGCATCCTACGACGTGCAGCTCCGGCGGCTGGACCCGAGCCAGTCGCTGCCGCCGGACACCAACTGGCCGCCCCTGGTGCTCATCGCGGAGCGAGGGTGGCTTCAAcaggccgccgcctccaccaggGGCGCCCCGCTCCCGGTCAACCTTGACGAGACGCCCGTGCCCGTTCTGCTCGGCTGGGCCATCGGCTCCGCCGCTCTCGGGCAAGACGGAACGCCGCCTAACGGTTCGACGTGCCCCGGGGACGCCGCACGCAGTGCGTGCAAGAGCGCCCAAAGCTCCTGCCGCAACGTCTCCACGGCCACGCGCAGCGGCTACGTGTGCGACTGCCAGAACGGGTACCATGGCAACCCGTACCTCACCGACGGATGCCAAG ATATCAACGAGTGCGAGCAGCCAGAGGAGAACGGGTGCTTCGGCGAGTGCATCAACATGGCGGGAACGTTCGAGTGCAGGTGCCCGCCAGGAACCCATGGCGACCACACCCAACGCCATGGATGCGTCAGATCTTCTTCTCCAA GTTTAAGCATCGGCATAGGGGTTAGTAGTGGCGCAGGCCTTATGCTCCTGGTCCTCGTTGCAATCCTCATTACCCGAAAGCATAAACAGCTGAAGACTAAAAGGCTGAAACAAAAGTTCTTCAAGCAAAACCGTGGACAACTGTTGCAGCAATTGGTAGCTCAAAGGGCGGACATTGCGGAAAGGATGATCATACCATTGGAGGAGCTTGAGAAGGCGACAAACAACTTCGATAAAGCTCGTGAGCTTGGCGGCGGAGGGCATGGCACTGTGTACAAAGGAATTTTATCGGACCTCCATGTTGTTGCCATCAAGAAGTCAAAGATTGCTGTTCAAAGGGAGATCGATGAGTTCATAAACGAGGTTGCCATCCTCTCGCAAATAAACCACAGGAACATCGTCAAGCTCTTCGGATGTTGCCTTGAGACAGAAGTGCCTTTGCTCGTCTACGAGTTTGTATCCAATGGAACCCTGTACAGCCATCTTCATGTCACGGAGCCAAGATCACTGTCGTGGAACGATAGGCTCAGGATCGCGACGGAGACAGCCAAAGCTATCGCCTATCTTCATTCAGCTGCTTCAGTCCCTATAATCCACAGAGACATCAAATCTACCAATATACTTGTCGATGATGCTCTAACATCAAAGGTCTCAGACTTTGGAGCTTCAAGACACATCCCGGTCGATCGAACAGGGGTAACGACCAAGGTGCAAGGAACAATAGGATACATGGATCCTACTTACTATTACACAAGGCGGCTCACAGAGAAGAGTGATGTTTACAGCTTTGGAGTCGTTCTCGTCGAATTGCTTACTAGGAAGAAGCCATATTCGTATGTGTCCTCAGAGGACGAAGGTCTCGTTGCCCATTTCATCGGCCTTCTCGCGTTGGGTAGAATGGTTGAAATATTGGACTGGCAAGTTACAGAGGAGGGAGGGAAACAGGTTGAACAAGTCGCCGCGCTGGCAGCAACATGCGTGAAACTGAACCCAGACGAGCGACCGACCATGAGACAAGTGGAGATGGCACTCGAAAGCATTCAGGAAAAGGAGCGTGTTTTAGATAATGATGTGGCAGCGGAAATTGATATCAGAAGGAGATCTCCATCAGACcctcaaggaagaagaagaagaagcgtgCAGGACATGACTAGGCAGTATAGCTTGGAAGAAGAGTTCTTGCTGTCCGCAAGGTACCCTCGGTAG
- the LOC133901630 gene encoding protein SUPPRESSOR OF FRI 4-like produces MGKKKKRVEKVFCYYCDREFDDEKILVQHQKAKHFKCHVCHKKLSTASGMAIHVLQVHKESVTKVPNAKPDRESTEIEIFGMQGIPPDVLAAHYGEEEDPSSKVAKVEVPQVRPVVIPNPLGMAFPPRPAYGLAPPIYNRALNPLMARPPVWPAPPAQAWYPQQSAYPQQPAVSIPPMAAGLPPQQPLFPIQNVLTPMTSAPANVLQTSFPMAPPGVPSPVAPQVSQLLFPVNTSAVNGAASSPFVASVAPGTIPATSPASVPAAGVGYGVNNQGTGGSAVGSLPAVSNNKVSGTQPATNEVYLVWGDEAMSMEERRFSLPKYQVHDETSQMHSVDAAIDRRISESRLAGHMAL; encoded by the exons atgggcaagaagaagaagcgcgTGGAGAAGGTCTTCTGCTACTACTGCGACCGCGAGTTCGACGACGAGAAGATTCTAGTGCAGCACCAGAAGGCCAAGCACTTCAAGTGCCACGTCTGCCATAAGAAGCTCTCCACCGCCTCCGGCATGGCCATACACGTCCTACAGGTCCACAAGGAGTCCGTCACCAA GGTTCCTAATGCGAAGCCTGATAGGGAATCAACAGAGATTGAGATATTTGGAATGCAGGGGATTCCTCCAGATGTGCTGGCTGCTCACTATGGAGAAG AGGAAGATCCTTCATCGAAGGTAGCCAAGGTGGAAGTGCCACAGGTAAGGCCTGTTGTTATACCTAATCCGCTAGGCATGGCATTTCCTCCACGGCCAGCTTATGGTTTAGCACCTCCAAT CTATAATCGCGCACTGAATCCTTTGATGGCCCGACCTCCAGTTTGGCCTGCTCCACCAGCACAAGCTTGGTATCCACAACAATCAGCATATCCACAACAACCAGCTGTTTCGATTCCTCCAATGGCTGCTGGGCTGCCACCACAACAGCCACTATTCCCCATTCAGAATGTGCTTACTCCTATGACATCAGCACCAGCTAATGTACTTCAGACATCATTTCCTATGGCCCCTCCTGGAGTACCTTCACCTGTTGCCCCTCAAGTTTCCCAGCTTTTGTTTCCTGTTAACACTTCCGCTGTCAATGGAGCAGCAAGTTCCCCATTTGTAGCATCCGTTGCACCTGGCACCATACCAGCAACCTCTCCAGCATCAGTTCCTGCTGCAGGAGTTGGATATGGAGTCAATAACCAAG GCACAGGAGGTTCAGCGGTTGGATCTCTACCCGCTGTATCCAATAATAAAGTGTCCGGTACCCAACCAGCTACAAATGAGGTCTATCTGGTGTGGGGTGATGAAGCAATGTCAATG GAGGAAAGAAGGTTTTCGTTGCCCAAGTATCAGGTGCATGATGAAACTAGCCAG ATGCACTCTGTCGACGCAGCAATCGATCGAAGAATATCAGAAAGTCGGCTTGCTGGACACATGGCCCTATGA
- the LOC133902245 gene encoding extensin-like, producing the protein MEYRRPLRLLCIMFFAACALFAQCGGARQLRSEELLLLDHYSFSDPYYSTPIMPPYGDAFAPPNPPPPPASPNCVLTPEAPSPPASTVPAPAFSYSSPPPPAAPVYYYPPPYLSPPEISPSPPPTGTPLPPIIYPSPPEVTPSPPEISPYPSPSPPEISPSPPPTNTPLPPIIYPSPPEVTPSPPEIVPYPSPPEISPYPSPSPPEIAPYPSPPEVPPSPPEISPSPPEIVPSPPEYAPEPPAYVPSPPEYAPEPPAYVPSPPEYAPEPPAYVPSPPEYAPEPPAYVPSPPEYAPEPPAYVPSPPIYAPYPPGIVPGPPEYVPEPPGVVPSPGGFLPPVVFPPPFASPSQGKMGGTWCVAKPSVPGPVMQQAMDYACGSGADCDSIQPSGPCFRPDTMLAHASYAFNNYWQRTKANGATCDFGGAAMLMTKDPSYDGCHYSLM; encoded by the exons ATGGAGTACCGGCGACCGCTGCGTCTGCTCTGCATCATGTTCTTTGCTGCCTGCGCCTTGTTCGCGCAATGCGGTG GAGCAAGGCAGCTGAGATCagaggagctgctgctgcttgatCACTACTCCTTTTCTGACCCCTACTACAGCACGCCCATCATGCCTCCCTACGGCGACGCATTTGCACCGCCGaaccctccccctcctcctgctTCTCCAAACTGCGTCCTCACTCCGGAGGCACCATCGCCGCCGGCGTCCACCGTTCCGGCACCGGCGTTCAGCTACTCCTCTCCGCCACCCCCGGCAGCACCGGTGTACTACTACCCTCCGCCGTATCTCAGCCCACCAGAAATCAGCCCAAGCCCACCACCGACGGGTACGCCGCTTCCGCCTATCATTTACCCAAGCCCACCGGAAGTCACGCCCAGCCCACCGGAGATCTCACCGTATCCGAGCCCGAGCCCTCCGGAAATCAGCCCAAGCCCACCACCGACGAATACGCCGCTTCCGCCTATCATTTACCCAAGCCCACCAGAAGTCACGCCCAGCCCACCAGAGATCGTGCCGTATCCCAGCCCGCCGGAGATCTCACCCTATCCAAGCCCAAGCCCGCCGGAAATTGCACCGTACCCCAGCCCGCCAGAAGTACCACCCAGCCCACCAGAAATCTCACCGAGCCCACCTGAAATTGTGCCGAGCCCACCGGAGTACGCGCCGGAGCCACCAGCCTACGTCCCGAGCCCACCGGAGTACGCGCCCGAGCCACCAGCCTACGTCCCGAGCCCACCGGAGTACGCGCCCGAGCCACCGGCCTACGTCCCGAGCCCACCGGAGTACGCGCCGGAGCCACCAGCATACGTGCCGAGCCCGCCAGAGTACGCACCGGAGCCGCCGGCGTACGTGCCGAGCCCACCGATCTACGCGCCGTATCCACCAGGGATCGTCCCGGGCCCGCCGGAGTACGTGCCGGAGCCGCCGGGGGTCGTACCGTCCCCGGGAGGCTTCCTGCCGCCGGTGGTGTTCCCGCCTCCGTTCGCGTCGCCGTCGCAGGGGAAAATGGGCGGGACGTGGTGCGTGGCGAAGCCGTCAGTGCCGGGGCCGGTCATGCAGCAGGCCATGGACTACGCGTGCGGCTCCGGCGCGGACTGCGACTCCATCCAACCGTCGGGCCCGTGCTTCCGGCCGGACACCATGCTGGCGCACGCCTCCTACGCCTTCAACAACTACTGGCAGCGCACCAAGGCCAACGGCGCCACCTGCGACTTCGGTGGCGCtgccatgctcatgaccaaggaTCCGA GCTACGATGGCTGCCATTACAGTTTGATGTGA
- the LOC133902250 gene encoding uncharacterized protein LOC133902250 — protein sequence MEKAASLLSSLLLGGGESPEPAAVVKSIFIYPIKSCKGISVPQAPITATGFRWDRQWMVVNSKGRAYTQRVEPRLALVEVEMPPEAFAEDWRERALTWRSTPDAHMVIRAPGMGPLKIPLVAERATVDDISVWEWSGSAYDEGAEAAEWFSTFFGIPTRLVRFKEVLETRLTDPDYSQGYKTMFSDGFPFLIASQGSLDALNEILKEPIPMNRFRPNILVDRCHPYSEDLWKTIKINKLTFLGVKLCGRCKVPRINQDNGIPSTTEPTETLLTFRSDEVLRPSHKNKRQVYFGQNLVCKESLSANGNGRIIRVGDAVYVLQSFSSSDEVPA from the exons ATGGAGAAGGCCGCCtcactcctctcctccctcctcctcggcggcggGGAGTCGCCGGagccggcggcggtggtgaaGTCCATCTTCATCTACCCCATTAAGTCATGCAAGGGCATCTCCGTGCCCCAGGCCCCAATCACCGCCACCG GGTTCAGGTGGGATCGACAGTGGATGGTGGTGAACTCCAAAGGGAGGGCCTACACCCAGAGGGTCGAGCCCAGGCTCGCGCTGGTCGAGGTGGAGATGCCGCCGGAGGCCTTCGCCGAGGACTGGCGTGAAAGA GCACTAACATGGCGATCCACGCCCGACGCTCACATGG TTATCAGAGCACCCGGAATGGGCCCATTGAAGATCCCTCTTGTCGCGGAACGCGCCACAGTTGATGATATTTCTGTGTGGGAGTGGTCTGGCTCTGCATATGATGAAGGAGCTGAAGCAGCTGAATGGTTCTCCACTTTCTTTGGGATCCCAACTCGACTAGTGCGCTTTAAAGAAG TGTTGGAAACTAGACTGACCGATCCTGACTACTCTCAAGGTTACAAAACCATGTTTAGTGATGGCTTCCCTTTTCTGATAGCCTCCCAG GGCTCACTAGATGCACTAAACGAGATTCTTAAAGAGCCTATACCAATGAACCGCTTCAGACCAAA TATTTTAGTGGATCGATGCCACCCATACTCAGAGGATCTGTGGAAAACAATAAAGATAAACAAGCTAACATTTCTAGGGGTGAAGTTATGCGGCCGTTGCAAG GTGCCTAGAATTAATCAGGACAATGGGATACCTAGCACCACCGAACCAACTGAAACCCTACTGACATTTCGGTCCGATGAAGTGCTGCGCCCAAGTCACAAAAATAAACGCCAG GTGTACTTTGGGCAAAATCTAGTCTGCAAGGAATCGCTGTCTGCAAATGGCAATGGAAGGATCATCAGGGTTGGCGACGCAGTTTATGTTCTTCAGTCGTTCTCTTCTTCTGATGAGGTGCCTGCCTGA
- the LOC133902246 gene encoding ALA-interacting subunit 5-like isoform X1: MLSEAKLQCYEKGGWKVMWTVGLGDPYLSGFHDTLNDSCRTGVFIEALSSQETVMPPIDSAGPSSIQDGLASAMKKRNRPQYHRFTQQQLQACKPILTPQTAIPVLVFVGLIFIPIGLACIAASNKVIEVVDQYETICVPGNMLHNKVAYIQNPSIDKTCTRILKIPKDMKKPIYIYYQLDKFYQNHRRYVKSRSNNQLRDPKMVSDTKSCKPEATESGNPIVPCGLVAWSLFNDTYSFARGNEMLMVNKKGISWRSEREHIFGKHVYPKNFQNGTLIGGGRLDPSKPLSKQEDLIVWMRTAALPTFRKLYGRIEVDLQADELITVTTQNNYNSYSFGGKKALVLSTAGVLGGKNSFLGRAYVIVGMACLLLALLLTLVCAVFPLKEEDLLLQYPPSRLAR; encoded by the exons ATGTTATCCGAGGCAAAACTCCAATGTTATGAAAAGGGGGGTTGGAAAGTGATGTGGACGGTTGGGTTAGGTGATCCTTACCTTTCTGGTTTCCATGACACTCTGAACGACAG TTGCAGGACTGGAGTCTTCATCGAGGCACTTTCTTCACAAGAGACAGTAATGCCTCCGATTGATTCAGCTGGACCAAGCTCCATCCAGGATGGCTTGGCAAGCGCCATGAAGAAGCGCAACAGGCCTCAGT ATCACCGATTTACTCAGCAACAGCTTCAAGCATGCAAGCCTATACTCACACCCCAGACT GCTATTCCTGTACTTGTGTTTGTGGGCTTAATTTTTATTCCGATAGGCCTTGCTTGCATCGCAGCGTCAAATAAG GTCATTGAAGTGGTTGATCAATACGAAACTATATGTGTACCAGGAAACATGCTTCACAACAAAGTTGCTTATATCCAAAATCCTTCGATAGATAAGACCTGCACAAGGATTCTCAAG ATCCCTAAGGATATGAAGAAGCCAATCTACATATATTATCAGCTTGATAAGTTCTACCAGAACCACAGAAG GTATGTGAAGAGCCGTAGCAATAACCAGCTGAGAGACCCTAAGATGGTCAGCGACACAAAGTCTTGCAAACCTGAAGCTACTGAAAGTGGGAACCCCATTGTCCCCTGCGGACTCGTAGCATGGAGCCTGTTCAATGACACATACAGCTTCGCTCGTGGCAATGAGATGCTAATGGTGAACAAGAAGGGTATTTCATGGAGGAGTGAAAGGGAGCACATATTTGGTAAGCATGTGTATCCAAAGAACTTTCAGAATGGGACTCTGATTGGTGGTGGCAGGCTTGATCCAAGCAAACCT CTGAGTAAGCAGGAAGATCTGATCGTCTGGATGCGAACCGCGGCGCTCCCAACGTTCCGGAAGCTGTACGGAAGGATCGAGGTGGACCTCCAGGCCGACGAGCTGATAACAGTGACGACGCAGAACAACTACAACTCGTACAGCTTCGGCGGGAAGAAGGCGCTGGTGCTGTCCACCGCCGGCGTGCTGGGAGGCAAGAACAGCTTCCTCGGCCGCGCCTACGTGATCGTCGGCATGGCCTGCCTCCTGCTGGCGCTGCTCCTGACGCTGGTCTGCGCCGTCTTTCCATT GAAAGAGGAAGACCTCTTGCTCCAATACCCTCCGTCCCGACTTGCACGATGA
- the LOC133902246 gene encoding ALA-interacting subunit 5-like isoform X2 yields the protein MPPIDSAGPSSIQDGLASAMKKRNRPQYHRFTQQQLQACKPILTPQTAIPVLVFVGLIFIPIGLACIAASNKVIEVVDQYETICVPGNMLHNKVAYIQNPSIDKTCTRILKIPKDMKKPIYIYYQLDKFYQNHRRYVKSRSNNQLRDPKMVSDTKSCKPEATESGNPIVPCGLVAWSLFNDTYSFARGNEMLMVNKKGISWRSEREHIFGKHVYPKNFQNGTLIGGGRLDPSKPLSKQEDLIVWMRTAALPTFRKLYGRIEVDLQADELITVTTQNNYNSYSFGGKKALVLSTAGVLGGKNSFLGRAYVIVGMACLLLALLLTLVCAVFPLKEEDLLLQYPPSRLAR from the exons ATGCCTCCGATTGATTCAGCTGGACCAAGCTCCATCCAGGATGGCTTGGCAAGCGCCATGAAGAAGCGCAACAGGCCTCAGT ATCACCGATTTACTCAGCAACAGCTTCAAGCATGCAAGCCTATACTCACACCCCAGACT GCTATTCCTGTACTTGTGTTTGTGGGCTTAATTTTTATTCCGATAGGCCTTGCTTGCATCGCAGCGTCAAATAAG GTCATTGAAGTGGTTGATCAATACGAAACTATATGTGTACCAGGAAACATGCTTCACAACAAAGTTGCTTATATCCAAAATCCTTCGATAGATAAGACCTGCACAAGGATTCTCAAG ATCCCTAAGGATATGAAGAAGCCAATCTACATATATTATCAGCTTGATAAGTTCTACCAGAACCACAGAAG GTATGTGAAGAGCCGTAGCAATAACCAGCTGAGAGACCCTAAGATGGTCAGCGACACAAAGTCTTGCAAACCTGAAGCTACTGAAAGTGGGAACCCCATTGTCCCCTGCGGACTCGTAGCATGGAGCCTGTTCAATGACACATACAGCTTCGCTCGTGGCAATGAGATGCTAATGGTGAACAAGAAGGGTATTTCATGGAGGAGTGAAAGGGAGCACATATTTGGTAAGCATGTGTATCCAAAGAACTTTCAGAATGGGACTCTGATTGGTGGTGGCAGGCTTGATCCAAGCAAACCT CTGAGTAAGCAGGAAGATCTGATCGTCTGGATGCGAACCGCGGCGCTCCCAACGTTCCGGAAGCTGTACGGAAGGATCGAGGTGGACCTCCAGGCCGACGAGCTGATAACAGTGACGACGCAGAACAACTACAACTCGTACAGCTTCGGCGGGAAGAAGGCGCTGGTGCTGTCCACCGCCGGCGTGCTGGGAGGCAAGAACAGCTTCCTCGGCCGCGCCTACGTGATCGTCGGCATGGCCTGCCTCCTGCTGGCGCTGCTCCTGACGCTGGTCTGCGCCGTCTTTCCATT GAAAGAGGAAGACCTCTTGCTCCAATACCCTCCGTCCCGACTTGCACGATGA
- the LOC133902247 gene encoding uncharacterized protein LOC133902247 isoform X1 — MDNSMGKRKLETCHRIEEAETVQVRLHLRLTSSAHLLLHDSLPRLCPIPGRLPAASASETHLAWRIHRSRQLRCSWLSAAVMLTSCSFWGQIARLPKWIGSRDTPCARISTGAPCFLAVRQRPPEHSLVHRASFSSNRKQLARGAAGPLMAERELIGKDKLLLRGLQFHGFHGVKQEEKTLGQKFVVDVDAWMDLSTAGETDSMFDTVSYTDIYRIVKDVVEGPSRNLLESVAHQIASSTLLNFPQISAVRVKVGKPHVAVQGIIDYLGVEILRYRKDKGGNSSGASLS, encoded by the exons atggaTAACTCTATGGGGAAACGTAAACTGGAAACGTGCCACCGCATTGAGGAAGCGGAAACTGTTCAAGTACGTTTACATCTGCGTCTAACCTCCTCCGCCCACCTTCTGCTCCACGACTCGCTCCCGCGCCTCTGCCCGATCCCCGGACGCCTCCCCGCTGCGTCGGCGTCGGAGACACATCTGGCGTGGAG AATCCATCGTTCGAGACAACTGAGGTGTTCTTGGCTTTCTGCTGCTGTTATGCTCACTAGCTGCTCCTTCTGGGGTCAGATTGCACGTCTGCCCAAGTGGATAGGTTCAAGAGATACGCCTTGCGCGCGCATCTCCACTGGTGCCCCTTGCTTCCTTGCAGTCCGGCAGCGACCTCCTGAACACAGTTTGGTTCACAGAGCATCCTTCAGTTCCAATCGCAAGCAATTGGCTAGAGGTGCTGCAG GTCCTCTTATGGCTGAAAGGGAGTTGATTGGCAAGGATAAACTTTTGCTTAGAGGTTTGCAGTTCCACGGTTTCCATGGAGTGAAACAAGAGGAGAAGACTCTTGGCCAAAAGTTTGTTGTAGACGTCGACGCATGGATGGATTTGAGCACTGCTGGTGAGACTGATAGCATGTTTGATACGGTTAGCTACACCGATATTTACAG AATTGTCAAGGATGTGGTTGAAGGCCCATCTCGGAATCTTTTGGAGTCTGTGGCTCACCAGATTGCAAGTTCCACATTGCTTAATTTCCCTCAGATATCCGCTGTCCGAGTGAAAGTTGGGAAACCTCATGTTGCTGTACAAGGAATTATCGACTATTTAGGTGTTGAGATATTGAGGTACAGAAAGGACAAGGGAGGAAATTCTTCAGGAGCTTCATTAAGCTAG
- the LOC133902247 gene encoding uncharacterized protein LOC133902247 isoform X2, whose protein sequence is MDNSMGKRKLETCHRIEEAETVQVRLHLRLTSSAHLLLHDSLPRLCPIPGRLPAASASETHLAWRIHRSRQLRCSWLSAAVMLTSCSFWGQIARLPKWIGSRDTPCARISTGAPCFLAVRQRPPEHSLVHRASFSSNRKQLARGPLMAERELIGKDKLLLRGLQFHGFHGVKQEEKTLGQKFVVDVDAWMDLSTAGETDSMFDTVSYTDIYRIVKDVVEGPSRNLLESVAHQIASSTLLNFPQISAVRVKVGKPHVAVQGIIDYLGVEILRYRKDKGGNSSGASLS, encoded by the exons atggaTAACTCTATGGGGAAACGTAAACTGGAAACGTGCCACCGCATTGAGGAAGCGGAAACTGTTCAAGTACGTTTACATCTGCGTCTAACCTCCTCCGCCCACCTTCTGCTCCACGACTCGCTCCCGCGCCTCTGCCCGATCCCCGGACGCCTCCCCGCTGCGTCGGCGTCGGAGACACATCTGGCGTGGAG AATCCATCGTTCGAGACAACTGAGGTGTTCTTGGCTTTCTGCTGCTGTTATGCTCACTAGCTGCTCCTTCTGGGGTCAGATTGCACGTCTGCCCAAGTGGATAGGTTCAAGAGATACGCCTTGCGCGCGCATCTCCACTGGTGCCCCTTGCTTCCTTGCAGTCCGGCAGCGACCTCCTGAACACAGTTTGGTTCACAGAGCATCCTTCAGTTCCAATCGCAAGCAATTGGCTAGAG GTCCTCTTATGGCTGAAAGGGAGTTGATTGGCAAGGATAAACTTTTGCTTAGAGGTTTGCAGTTCCACGGTTTCCATGGAGTGAAACAAGAGGAGAAGACTCTTGGCCAAAAGTTTGTTGTAGACGTCGACGCATGGATGGATTTGAGCACTGCTGGTGAGACTGATAGCATGTTTGATACGGTTAGCTACACCGATATTTACAG AATTGTCAAGGATGTGGTTGAAGGCCCATCTCGGAATCTTTTGGAGTCTGTGGCTCACCAGATTGCAAGTTCCACATTGCTTAATTTCCCTCAGATATCCGCTGTCCGAGTGAAAGTTGGGAAACCTCATGTTGCTGTACAAGGAATTATCGACTATTTAGGTGTTGAGATATTGAGGTACAGAAAGGACAAGGGAGGAAATTCTTCAGGAGCTTCATTAAGCTAG